The window GACATCAACGCTGATCAAATGTCCGTATTCGTTATTTCATCGCTTGAGGGTGCCCTTGCGTTAAGCCGATTGTACAAAGATGAGAGCTATCTAGAAATGGTCATTGCACAGCTAAGTGGAATTCTTTTTAGCTGAGTGGTCTATATTTTTTTATAAAAAAAGAGACCGATTGGTTTCTATAGGGGGTTTTATATATTAAACGTCGAGTTGTCATCACAGGATATGGTGTCATTTCCCCATTAGGAAATGATGTAGATACGTTTTGGAGTCATATAAAAGCTGCAAAATCTGGGATTAAAAAAATCCAAGAGAACGGTTTTGAGGATATAAACACAAAAATTGGCGGCTTTATCGACGATTTTCAGCCAGAACAATATTTTGATAAAAAAGAATTAGGTAAATATGATTTATTTGTACAATATGCATATGCTGCCGCCCAGCAAGCATTAAATCAAGCCAAACTGAACCCGGAATCCACTGATGCACATCGATTGGGCGTTTACATCGGCTCAGGAATTGGCGGTATTAATACTGTGTTAGAAAATCATAAAGCCCTATTAGAAAAAGGGCCAAGAAGAGTGTCTCCATTCATGGTACCGATGATGATTAGTAATATGGCTGCTGGCATCGTGGCCATTAAAACTGGTTTTAAAGGACCGAGTTTCTCCCCAGTGTCTGCATGTGCCACTGGAAACCAAGCAATTGGAGAAGCATTCTTGAATATTCTGCATGGCTATTCTGACGCAATCCTTGCGGGAGGATCCGAAGCTTCGATTAATCCGCTGGCATTTGCCGGTTTTTCAAGAATGAAAGCCATGTCCACTAATAATGATTCACCGCAAAAAGCAAGTCGACCATTTGACAAAGACAGAGATGGCTTTGTCATGTCAGAGGGAGCAGGAATCCTGTTGCTCGAAGAATATGAGCATGCCAAAAATAGAGGTGCGACTATCTTAGGTGAGATCATTGGCTTTGGATCTACAACCGATGCTCACCACATTACTACTCCTGATTTTCATGGGGCAGAAAGAGCGATGAAGCTTGCCCTAGACATGGCCCAAATCCAGCCTACGGATGTTGATTACATCAATGCCCATGGCACAAGTACACCTGAAGGGGATAAATCTGAAACCAAAGCCATAAAAAATGTATTCAAGGACCATGCCTATAGATTAAAAATAAGCTCGACCAAATCAATGACAGGACACTTGTTTGGAGCAGCAGGCGGAGTCGAGGCCATCATTACACTTAAAAGCATCATGGAGGATACGATCCCCCCTACAATTAATTATGAACACCCTGATGAAGAATGTGATCTTGATTATGTTCCGAACGAATCCATTCAAGCAGAAGTAAACTATGCTCTTTCCAATGGTTTTGGATTTGGTGGGCATAATGCTGTGTTAGTGTTCAAAAAGTTCATAGATTAATGGAAGGTGCCTAGCGC of the Bacillus sp. 1NLA3E genome contains:
- the fabF gene encoding beta-ketoacyl-ACP synthase II: MKRRVVITGYGVISPLGNDVDTFWSHIKAAKSGIKKIQENGFEDINTKIGGFIDDFQPEQYFDKKELGKYDLFVQYAYAAAQQALNQAKLNPESTDAHRLGVYIGSGIGGINTVLENHKALLEKGPRRVSPFMVPMMISNMAAGIVAIKTGFKGPSFSPVSACATGNQAIGEAFLNILHGYSDAILAGGSEASINPLAFAGFSRMKAMSTNNDSPQKASRPFDKDRDGFVMSEGAGILLLEEYEHAKNRGATILGEIIGFGSTTDAHHITTPDFHGAERAMKLALDMAQIQPTDVDYINAHGTSTPEGDKSETKAIKNVFKDHAYRLKISSTKSMTGHLFGAAGGVEAIITLKSIMEDTIPPTINYEHPDEECDLDYVPNESIQAEVNYALSNGFGFGGHNAVLVFKKFID